The Candidatus Koribacter versatilis Ellin345 genome has a segment encoding these proteins:
- the gyrA gene encoding DNA gyrase subunit A gives MADEQNPLLPLPPSGDGGNPQNIQPINIEEEMKRSYLDYSMSVIIGRALPDVRDGLKPVHRRILYAMHDMGLLHNRKHVKCAKVVGEVLGKYHPHGDSAVYDAMVRMAQDFSLRYPLVDGQGNFGSVDGDPPAAYRYTEARMTAIAEELLADIDKDTVDFVANFDDTSAEPLLLPTKVPNLLINGSNGIAVGMATNIPPHNLTEIVDACITIVNNPKSTLDDVLKFVQGPDFPTGGFIHGKGGIKNAYQNGRGRFMMRAKVAVEHLPNKDAIVVTEIPYQVNKSTLIKKIADLVNDKTIDEISDVRDESDRDGMRIVIELKRSAQPEIVLNQLYKHTQMQESFSMIFLAVVNNQPKEMGLVQALNHFIDHRIDVVRRRTFYLLQKAKDREHILEGYLMALDHLDNVIAIIRGSSNRADARENLVAYFTGKKITINTTGKAPKVDPEKPFSTRQADAILELQLHRLTRLSIDEITSELKDVRERIAEYESILASEKKLRSVIVKELEQIRKDYGDERRTIIQDEAAELSLEDLIADEQVAVTVSHSGYLKRTPISTYRQQRRGGTGRKGMSTRDEDFVEMMFVASTHAYLLIFTNTGRVYWLKVYEVPEIAAAGKGKHIGNLVALQPGESVRAILPVKSLEEESRYVFFTTRKGTVKKTALVDFSNVMARGIIAIGIDKDDELVAAQLTDSNQIVFLASHEGLAIRFDEADVRIMGRPAYGVRGMDIGAKDYIVGMAITPKERKKGKNGGADTANLILSVTENGYGKRTDVDEYRLQTRGGKGVINVKTTERNGKVVAIMLVTEDAEAMVISQYGKIIRTSTDSIREAGRSTQGVRLLHLEPGDKVAAAVVIPDDEKAEAEPTLLQ, from the coding sequence ATGGCAGACGAGCAGAATCCTCTACTTCCTTTGCCCCCGTCCGGCGACGGTGGCAATCCGCAAAATATACAGCCAATCAACATTGAAGAGGAGATGAAGCGGTCTTATCTCGACTATTCAATGTCGGTCATCATCGGCCGTGCGCTGCCCGACGTGCGCGACGGACTCAAGCCGGTGCATCGCCGCATTCTTTACGCGATGCATGACATGGGCCTGCTGCATAACCGCAAGCACGTGAAGTGCGCCAAGGTCGTCGGCGAAGTGCTCGGTAAGTATCACCCGCACGGCGATAGTGCTGTGTACGACGCGATGGTCCGCATGGCGCAGGATTTCTCGTTGCGCTATCCCCTAGTGGACGGCCAGGGAAACTTCGGCTCCGTCGATGGCGATCCGCCAGCAGCCTACCGGTACACCGAAGCTCGCATGACTGCGATCGCGGAAGAACTCCTCGCCGATATCGACAAAGATACCGTCGACTTCGTCGCTAACTTCGACGACACCAGCGCCGAGCCCCTCCTTCTTCCCACCAAGGTCCCGAACCTGCTCATCAATGGTTCCAACGGCATCGCCGTCGGCATGGCAACCAACATCCCGCCGCACAATCTCACCGAGATCGTGGATGCCTGCATCACCATCGTGAACAATCCGAAGTCCACGCTCGATGACGTTCTGAAATTCGTGCAAGGCCCTGACTTCCCGACCGGCGGGTTCATCCACGGTAAGGGCGGTATTAAGAATGCCTACCAGAACGGCCGCGGTCGCTTCATGATGCGCGCCAAGGTTGCCGTCGAGCACCTGCCCAATAAAGACGCCATCGTCGTCACCGAGATCCCGTACCAGGTCAACAAGAGCACGCTGATCAAAAAGATCGCCGACCTCGTCAACGACAAGACCATCGACGAGATTAGCGATGTGCGCGATGAATCCGATCGCGACGGCATGCGCATCGTGATCGAACTCAAGCGCAGCGCCCAGCCCGAAATCGTGTTGAACCAGCTCTACAAGCACACCCAGATGCAAGAGAGCTTCAGCATGATCTTCCTCGCGGTGGTCAACAACCAACCGAAGGAAATGGGCCTGGTGCAAGCGCTCAATCACTTCATCGATCACCGTATCGACGTAGTGCGCCGCCGCACCTTCTACCTGCTGCAGAAGGCAAAGGACCGCGAGCACATCCTTGAGGGCTACCTGATGGCCCTCGATCACCTCGACAATGTGATCGCCATCATCCGCGGTAGCTCAAATCGCGCCGACGCCCGCGAAAACCTCGTCGCCTACTTCACCGGCAAGAAGATCACCATCAACACCACCGGTAAGGCGCCGAAGGTTGATCCGGAAAAGCCGTTCTCCACCAGGCAGGCCGACGCAATCCTCGAATTGCAGTTGCACCGCCTCACTCGTCTCTCGATCGATGAGATCACCAGTGAGTTGAAAGACGTGCGCGAGCGCATTGCCGAGTACGAATCGATTCTTGCCAGCGAAAAGAAACTGCGCTCGGTGATCGTGAAAGAGCTCGAGCAGATCCGCAAAGATTACGGCGACGAGCGCCGCACCATCATCCAGGACGAAGCCGCCGAGCTTAGCCTGGAAGACCTCATCGCCGACGAGCAAGTCGCGGTCACGGTCAGCCACAGCGGCTACCTCAAGCGCACGCCAATCTCAACCTATCGCCAGCAACGGCGCGGCGGTACCGGACGCAAGGGCATGAGCACGCGCGACGAAGATTTCGTCGAGATGATGTTCGTAGCCTCCACCCACGCGTACCTGCTGATCTTCACCAACACGGGCCGCGTCTACTGGCTCAAGGTGTATGAAGTGCCGGAGATCGCTGCTGCCGGCAAGGGCAAGCACATCGGCAACCTCGTCGCGCTGCAACCGGGCGAGAGTGTGCGCGCGATTCTCCCCGTCAAGAGCCTCGAAGAAGAAAGCAGGTATGTCTTCTTCACCACGCGCAAGGGCACGGTCAAGAAGACCGCACTCGTGGACTTCTCCAACGTGATGGCTCGCGGCATCATTGCCATCGGCATTGATAAAGATGACGAGTTGGTCGCTGCGCAGCTCACCGACAGCAACCAGATCGTCTTCCTCGCCTCGCACGAAGGCCTCGCCATCCGCTTCGACGAAGCCGATGTCCGCATCATGGGACGCCCCGCTTACGGCGTACGCGGCATGGATATCGGCGCGAAGGATTACATCGTCGGCATGGCCATTACGCCCAAGGAACGGAAGAAGGGCAAAAACGGCGGCGCTGACACCGCCAACCTCATTCTCAGCGTCACCGAGAATGGGTACGGCAAGCGCACCGATGTGGACGAGTATCGCCTGCAGACGCGTGGTGGCAAGGGCGTGATCAACGTCAAAACCACCGAGCGCAATGGCAAGGTCGTCGCCATCATGCTGGTCACGGAAGATGCGGAAGCGATGGTCATCAGCCAGTACGGCAAAATCATCCGCACCTCCACCGACTCAATCCGCGAAGCCGGCCGCTCTACCCAGGGCGTCCGCCTGCTGCACCTCGAGCCGGGCGATAAGGTCGCAGCCGCGGTTGTCATTCCAGACGACGAGAAGGCAGAAGCGGAGCCAACGCTGCTGCAGTAG
- a CDS encoding STAS domain-containing protein, whose product METNLELILQSRGETDVITLKGPLLLANIFAFQNSVRASKTPSLIIDMTAVPYIDSAGIGVLIGAYVNREKDGRKLLLVGVTPRVHTALQVTKVESFFSFADTLPPDTGGA is encoded by the coding sequence ATGGAAACGAACCTGGAACTCATCCTCCAATCCCGGGGCGAGACCGACGTAATAACGCTGAAAGGTCCGCTTCTCCTCGCGAACATATTTGCCTTTCAGAATTCTGTGCGTGCCAGCAAGACCCCATCACTCATCATTGATATGACCGCCGTCCCCTATATCGACTCCGCCGGCATCGGCGTCCTGATCGGCGCCTACGTCAATCGCGAAAAAGATGGACGCAAACTCCTGCTCGTCGGCGTCACGCCTCGCGTCCACACCGCGCTGCAGGTCACGAAGGTCGAGAGCTTCTTCAGCTTCGCCGATACGCTGCCCCCAGATACGGGCGGCGCCTGA
- a CDS encoding cytochrome c oxidase assembly factor Coa1 family protein yields the protein MSSPTQYSPGYPAPYPPRQKSWIERHWIALVISIVLFFVLAVVVFVVGIFVLVSNTEPEKLAFAKAANSPAVVERLGQPIKKGMFSSGSINTTGPSGHAELKVPISGPKGEGYIYLTANKSADRWTFTQLEVAIDGDEKRIELVEPTRVPEQNSF from the coding sequence ATGAGTTCGCCGACACAATATTCACCGGGATATCCAGCGCCGTATCCGCCGCGACAGAAGAGTTGGATTGAGCGGCACTGGATCGCATTGGTTATCAGCATCGTGCTCTTCTTCGTCCTCGCGGTGGTCGTGTTTGTAGTCGGTATTTTCGTCCTGGTGAGCAATACCGAACCAGAGAAACTCGCTTTTGCCAAGGCGGCCAACTCGCCTGCGGTGGTCGAGCGCCTCGGGCAGCCGATCAAGAAAGGCATGTTCAGCAGCGGCAGCATCAACACTACGGGTCCAAGTGGTCACGCCGAATTGAAAGTGCCGATCTCCGGACCGAAGGGCGAAGGCTACATCTATCTCACTGCGAACAAGAGCGCGGACCGCTGGACGTTTACGCAGTTGGAAGTTGCCATCGATGGGGACGAGAAGAGAATTGAGCTGGTAGAGCCAACGCGGGTCCCGGAACAGAATAGTTTCTAG
- a CDS encoding zinc ribbon domain-containing protein, with product MHPDLERLIELQSVDSDIARLNAEVATLPKKMAAIETKLNASKAQIEKVKAATQAGDKAKRGFEGDIQAQQQKISKYKDQSLNVKTNPEYKALMQEIQFAEQAIKGLEDKILEIMLDADTRKDELKKAENELKSETAEIEREKEQARQITAKDEAELKIESAKRDELRTAIAPEVLTHYDRVAKFRGTGLAVEKNGMCMGCRVYLRPQVLQHVHTNNEIIYCDQCQRVLYSEAPAIAPPTETTP from the coding sequence ATGCATCCAGACCTCGAACGCCTGATCGAGCTGCAATCTGTCGATTCCGACATCGCCCGCCTGAACGCCGAGGTGGCCACTCTTCCCAAGAAAATGGCCGCGATCGAGACCAAGCTGAACGCCTCCAAAGCCCAGATTGAGAAGGTGAAAGCCGCGACGCAGGCCGGAGACAAGGCCAAACGCGGCTTTGAGGGCGACATCCAGGCGCAGCAGCAGAAGATCTCGAAGTACAAAGACCAGTCGCTGAATGTAAAGACCAACCCCGAATATAAGGCGCTGATGCAGGAAATTCAGTTTGCCGAACAGGCCATCAAGGGCTTGGAAGACAAGATCCTCGAAATCATGCTCGATGCCGACACCCGGAAAGACGAGCTGAAGAAGGCCGAAAACGAGCTGAAGTCCGAGACTGCTGAGATTGAGCGGGAGAAGGAACAAGCCCGGCAGATCACCGCCAAGGACGAAGCCGAACTCAAGATCGAAAGCGCCAAGCGCGATGAGCTGCGCACGGCGATCGCACCTGAGGTCCTTACCCATTACGACCGGGTGGCCAAGTTTCGCGGGACGGGGCTGGCGGTCGAAAAGAACGGGATGTGCATGGGATGCCGGGTTTACCTGCGTCCGCAGGTGTTGCAGCACGTGCACACGAACAACGAGATCATCTATTGCGACCAGTGCCAGCGGGTGCTGTACTCGGAAGCGCCGGCAATCGCGCCACCGACGGAAACCACGCCTTAA
- a CDS encoding excinuclease ABC subunit UvrA, with product MSRPHDPANRNGFVRVRGAREHNLKNIDVQIPRDALVVFTGVSGSGKSSLAFGTLYAEAQRRYLESVSPYARRLFHQMAVPEVDAIDGLPPAVALQQQRGSPTTRSSVGSVTTLSNLLRMLYSRAGDYPKGQPLLYAESFSPNTPEGACPRCHGLGRIYEATEDSMVPDPSLTIRERAIAAWPPAWQGQNQRDILTTLGYDVDIPWRQLSKKDRDWILFTDDQPVVPVYAGFTRAEVKQALKRKEEPSYMGTFTSARRYVLHTFATTESAMMKKRVAQYVRGAECPLCRGKRLRRESLSVKFAGYDIAELSGQTLSKLGDIFHPYVERSTGKLAKEHPEKAEVVRLIAQDLCGRLTVLLDLGLGYLTLDRSTPTLSPGELQRLRLATQVRSNLFGVVYVLDEPSAGLHPADTEALLRALDKLKASGNSLFVVEHELDVVRHADWIVDVGPAAGVHGGEVLFSGTPDDLRSVAKSQTRRYLFDPPPLPVRPARPPIGWLKLRGVTRHNLHSLDVEFPVGTFTSVTGVSGSGKSSLVSQVLVELVSEQLGTTVAEEPVEGDTLERDTPATTSGKIVSGLELIQRLVVVDQKAIGRTPRSNLATYTGLFDHVRNLFAATKEARARRYNAGRFSFNVAAGRCPNCKGEGFVMVELLFLPSVYSPCPVCKGARYNPRTLEIHYRGKNIAEVLNLTVDAAYEFFADDLPTRRALHVLREVGLGYLRLGQPATELSGGEAQRIKLATELQRGQQGNTLYILDEPTTGLHPADVERLVAQLDRLVDAGNTVIVVEHDMRVVAGSDWVVDIGPGAGEEGGKIVIAARPQELARDSKSRTAPYLASFLALASPEPAERSA from the coding sequence ATGTCGCGCCCCCACGATCCCGCGAACCGCAACGGCTTCGTCCGCGTCCGCGGTGCGCGCGAACACAATCTCAAGAACATCGACGTTCAGATTCCCCGCGACGCTCTCGTCGTCTTCACTGGTGTCTCCGGCTCTGGGAAATCGTCGCTCGCATTCGGCACGCTCTACGCCGAGGCCCAACGCCGCTATCTCGAATCTGTATCGCCCTACGCGCGCCGCCTCTTTCATCAGATGGCCGTCCCCGAAGTCGATGCCATCGACGGCCTTCCGCCCGCCGTCGCCTTGCAGCAACAGCGCGGATCACCAACCACCCGCTCCTCCGTCGGCAGCGTCACCACGCTCTCGAACCTGTTGCGCATGCTCTACTCGCGCGCCGGTGACTATCCGAAAGGTCAACCGCTGCTCTACGCCGAGTCATTCTCGCCCAACACACCGGAAGGCGCTTGCCCGCGGTGCCATGGCCTCGGCCGCATCTACGAGGCCACGGAAGACTCCATGGTGCCCGACCCGTCGCTCACTATTCGCGAACGCGCCATTGCCGCATGGCCGCCCGCGTGGCAGGGCCAGAACCAGCGCGACATCCTCACCACCCTCGGCTACGACGTCGACATTCCGTGGCGCCAGCTCTCGAAGAAAGACCGCGACTGGATCCTCTTTACCGACGATCAGCCCGTAGTGCCGGTGTACGCGGGCTTCACCCGCGCGGAAGTGAAGCAGGCCCTCAAGCGCAAAGAAGAGCCCAGCTACATGGGGACGTTCACCAGCGCGCGTCGCTACGTGCTCCATACCTTCGCCACAACCGAGAGCGCGATGATGAAGAAACGGGTCGCGCAATACGTGCGCGGTGCGGAGTGCCCGTTGTGCCGCGGAAAGCGGCTGCGCCGCGAGTCGTTGTCCGTCAAGTTCGCCGGTTACGACATTGCCGAACTCTCCGGTCAAACTCTTTCGAAGCTCGGTGACATCTTTCATCCCTACGTTGAGCGCTCAACCGGGAAGCTGGCAAAAGAGCATCCTGAGAAAGCGGAGGTTGTGCGGCTCATCGCGCAGGATCTCTGCGGGCGCCTCACCGTCCTCCTCGATCTCGGGCTTGGTTATCTCACCCTCGATCGCAGCACGCCTACGCTCTCGCCCGGCGAGCTGCAGCGCCTGCGCCTCGCCACGCAAGTGCGTTCGAATTTGTTTGGCGTGGTTTACGTGCTCGACGAACCCTCAGCCGGCCTGCATCCAGCCGATACTGAAGCCCTGCTGCGCGCGCTCGACAAGCTCAAGGCCTCCGGCAATTCGCTCTTCGTCGTCGAGCATGAACTCGATGTCGTGCGTCATGCCGATTGGATCGTGGATGTCGGCCCGGCAGCGGGAGTGCACGGCGGCGAAGTCCTCTTCAGCGGCACTCCCGATGATTTGCGCAGCGTCGCCAAGTCGCAAACCCGCCGCTACCTCTTCGATCCGCCCCCGCTTCCCGTGCGTCCCGCGCGCCCGCCCATTGGCTGGCTGAAATTGCGCGGCGTTACCCGCCACAACCTCCATAGTCTTGACGTCGAGTTCCCCGTTGGCACCTTCACTTCCGTCACCGGCGTCTCGGGTTCCGGCAAATCGAGTCTCGTCAGCCAGGTGCTCGTGGAGCTTGTCTCCGAACAACTGGGAACCACGGTCGCGGAAGAGCCAGTTGAAGGTGACACGCTCGAACGCGACACTCCTGCCACCACCTCAGGCAAGATCGTCTCCGGTCTCGAGCTGATTCAGCGTCTCGTGGTGGTCGATCAGAAAGCCATCGGTCGCACTCCGCGCTCAAACCTCGCCACCTACACGGGCCTGTTCGACCACGTGCGCAACCTCTTCGCGGCGACGAAGGAAGCTCGCGCTCGCCGCTACAACGCTGGACGCTTCTCCTTCAACGTCGCAGCCGGACGCTGCCCCAACTGCAAGGGCGAAGGCTTCGTCATGGTGGAGCTGCTCTTCCTGCCCAGCGTGTACTCACCATGCCCGGTCTGCAAAGGCGCGCGCTACAACCCCAGGACGCTGGAGATTCACTATCGCGGCAAGAACATCGCCGAGGTCCTCAACCTCACCGTGGATGCCGCGTACGAGTTCTTCGCCGACGATCTCCCGACCCGCCGCGCGCTGCACGTCCTGCGCGAAGTTGGACTCGGCTACCTGCGCCTCGGCCAGCCCGCCACCGAACTTTCCGGCGGCGAAGCGCAGCGCATCAAGCTCGCAACCGAGCTGCAGCGGGGCCAGCAAGGCAACACCCTCTACATCCTCGACGAACCCACCACCGGCCTTCATCCCGCCGACGTCGAGCGCCTCGTTGCCCAGCTCGATCGCCTGGTGGATGCGGGCAATACCGTCATCGTCGTCGAACATGACATGCGCGTCGTCGCCGGCAGCGATTGGGTCGTCGACATCGGCCCCGGCGCCGGCGAAGAGGGCGGAAAGATCGTCATCGCCGCGCGGCCTCAGGAACTGGCGCGGGATTCGAAGAGCCGCACCGCTCCTTATCTCGCCAGCTTCCTCGCGTTGGCGAGCCCGGAACCCGCCGAGCGCTCCGCCTGA